Genomic DNA from Coffea arabica cultivar ET-39 chromosome 7e, Coffea Arabica ET-39 HiFi, whole genome shotgun sequence:
ATGAGAAAATAGCCAACAGCAAGATTAGCAGTTGCAAACCAAGGGCTAGCCAGTGGGCTCCCAATGTAAGAAGATATGCTAGACCAGTCAAGACCAATTGCACCAATACCAAGACCATGAAGTCCTGAACCCAGCTGTTGGGCAAGAACGGAATTAGGGAAGATCCAACATATCCAGGAAAGGGAGGTTAGCATGGGGAAAAGGTATCCAGGAAGGACATAATAAGCAAAGCTGCAGATGAAGGCAATAAGGAAGAACTGGTTCCTTGACAATCTGCCCTTGATTCTCTGTTCTTTCTCATCAAGCGCCCTGGCAAATATAACACAAACTCAAAGACATTAAATAATTTGCATTGAGTTCAACGTCAAGAATAGCCGAAATTTCTAATGGTGGAACTTTGATAATCTAGTCCAAACAAGATTTTAGTGTAAATGTGGGTGGAGGAGAAAGTTGAGAAACAATTTGAGAGATTGTAAATGCAACCAATAACCATTTGCAAGTTTGTCCATCCAGGGTAAAAGACTGAGATGGCAAATGACGGTTGAAAAGAACATCACATATCTTAGCAGTTTAAGATACCCAAAATTGTTATTCTTCAAAAGTGTGTTAATTCTTAGTTGCCATGTATTATTCAAACAAGTACTAGCCTTCGTCACATCCATCACCATGAACTTGGATGAAAAGGACACAGCAAGGTTGGTCACTTGGCACAGACTAAAACACAAAACGACACCAAGCAAACTCAATGTACCATTATTTACGAGCAGTAGTACCAAAATAAAATAGAAGCCCGAGCATTTCATGTACAATAAGACAGAAACAAAATAATATAATCAGCCACGTGGCGCAGAAAACATCCACTTTAACGCAAGAGTCCACGATAAGTTCGGCGTAAATGGGTTACTTATACCTGAACAAAGAGACCTGGACGAGGTTTTGGGGCCACCACATTTCAGCGGGCTCCACCAAGTAGCGCCTGAGAATGCCGGCCCATCCAAAGCCCAAAACCTGGGTAGTTATAACCACCACCAGCGCCACCCAGAAAGTCAACCTCTGCCTGTAAAACACCTTCACGGCACTAACGATATGAATCGAGTAGGGATTCGCCGCGCCGGAGTTGGCGAAGATGGTGATCAGCACGTGCTCTTTCATGTTGAAAGGTCCCGGATTCAGGGTGAATTCCCACTTTTGGCCCTTGAAGAACACTCTGCTCGTCAACGCCGAAGCCATGAGGTGGCCCAGCGGCACCACGGCGATCTGAGCGGAGATTGAGCTGATAGAAAGCGGCTCCCGCCGGAACCAGAAGAACTGGTTGAGGAAAGACAGGACAACGCATGCCAGGGCTCCCAGGACCCACATCCGGAAGGTGACCACCGGCAGGGTCCGGTCATCCGTGACGGGTACCGTGAGAGCCACCTGCTCCACCGGAGAATTCTCGTCTCCGAACGGCTCGCACGACGGAGAAGATGTTCCGGAACCGGAGGCATGGTCTTTGTATGGTTCAGCCCGTTTCTCGGCTGTGGAAAAGACGATTAAGTGATTAAATTCAGGAGATGCTTAAAGGATTAGAAAGAAGATAAGTGGAGAATTGAGGTCGGTTGAGTTGAGGTTAAAGGAAGTGAAAAAGAGAAGCGCTTACTAGTAAGAAGTGGAGCTGAAATTTCTTCAGCGTCCTTCCTCATGCTTCATTCATTCGATTCTATCAATTCCACAGCGAATCTGGAAAAGTGGAGCTTTGTGTCCAGTCCAGTGTGCTTGGCAACCATATCGGTAATTACTAATTAATAATAGGGCTCCAAAGAATGTGGGGCCAAGGTGAAGAAGCTTTTGATCAGGGCCGTTGAGTAGTGCCAAATTCTGGACATGGAAGGAGAGAAGGATTAATCACTGCCGTTAGATGTGATGCGAGTGGGCCCACTGTAAAGTTTTTGAAGTTCATTGGTGACGTGACGAATTAATAATGTGTTGTCTCATCACTCATGGGGTAAATAAATGGATCAGGAATTTTAACGTGCGGTTAGATTAGAATCTGAGGACTTGTCCGGGAAAACGTTATTTTAGATTCTGCTGACCATTCATGTGAACCTTTGACACAATGATTCACTTCATAAATGTATTCGGACGTTTCCACGGGAAGATACGTCTCTACGCGGACTGCAGAGGAAGCCAGCATGGCAGGGAATTGTCCATACTGCATGCTGTCGAGGCAGTTGTTATTCCCCAGCATGTTACCCTTCCGCGTACCCAAAGTTGCTGGATTTTTTGTTTTCTGAAGAGGTGATTTCGTACAGCTGGACTAAACCTCCTGGTTACCCTGGGTGGTCCACTGGGACGAGTTCACCTGCTTAGATTACAAGAGGGGCTGAATCCCCCGGTAGAACTCCGAAACTCAAGTCAGTGCGGGAGTGAGAGAGTAGCTAAATAAAAAAGAGTATCAATGTGGTTTTACCAGAAGATTGGTCATCCCCCCTTCTTAGTAGATACACTGGGTATttattaggggtggcaattttcgacacgacctgaaaacacgacacgaacctaacacgaaattaatgggtttgggttgaggtttcgggaattcgggtcagaatcgggttggacccgatgaacccgaaaaggaCCACAGGTCAATTTCGaatcaacccgtggtgacctaatatgacccgatatgacccgtttacgaattaaaaataatttaataaacataaaaataattttatctaactaaactaagttattctttttttcaaaggcattaattacttaatcctaaatgaatttatttaatttgtgtgaagttgaaattattatatttggacaaataatatattatattattttttacttttatactgttttaatttattttatattttatttgggataaaacacttttacggtgtttaatttattttagatttggtttggaattatttatttaaatttttattacttgattatgtaattagttttgtgagaaattgattttattagaaattacagtgataaattaataaataaaaattaaatttcgggtcatttcgggtcgacccgccaacccgtcaacctgaaattttcgggttcgggtcagcatacctgacccgtcacgggttggcgggtcggggttcgggtcaacagattttctgacgggttgacccgaacccgacccgccaacctgatttggacccgaattgccacccctagtatttataggagatgCGTTGGGAAGAGGGACTGGCATCACGGGTCCCTAAAGATCTGAGATAGTCAGTGCATCTGGTGGATTTGACTGCTCTTTACGAAAAGGCTCGATGGGACACTTGCCAGTTTCAGACGGCGTGTGTCAGAGTAGCTGTCCATCAAATGTCAGGCGTATCAGGTGTCATTTCCTATCTTGCGTAGGCGTCCATTAATCAGACGTCACCTCAGCTAATGACCTGAGGGTTTAAGCCGATGTGGTACACAGGTTACGATGTCCTTGATAAGCAAGGTACCGAGTAGGCACCTCGGGAGGTATCATGGTAAGAGGCCTTGGATCGTCTGGGCCGAAATGACCATCCTCACCAAGCCCCCCAAGCTTCGAGAAGGGCGAGGTCATGGCTTCCCGAGGTCGTTCCTTCCCGAAGCTGATGAGCTTGTAGAACACGCAACACAGTAAGGACACGTCAGAACTGTATAGATCGGACTAATAGAATGGTGAAATGATAGCTGTCAGTTTTGACATCGGATCCGTAAAATCAGCCGTCAGATGAACAGGATCCTCATTAATGAAGGGAGAGAGTAGGTGCTCTAGGGAATCCCAAAGGTGCCGTCTCTTCGGTTTCCCCCAGTTGCCTATAAATAGGGGCCCTTTTTACCGTTTCATTCTTCACCAAAAATCGCAAATCACCTCAGAGCTCTGTTCCTGCGCTTTTTCACTTCGGCAGTTTTCCAAGCAGTTTCTTCAGAGTAAGTTCACTTCTTCGTAACAATGGCCAGAACGGCCCGCACACACAATGAAACGGTGAGGCCTGATTTTACCGAGGTAGAGAGGCCTGACCCCTCCGAGGAGAGAACTGCTTCTGACGTCGGGGAGGGAGGTGCTGAGGCGTCTCATCAAGCTAGGGCAACAAGATGCCGAGGCGGAACAAAACGAAGAGATCGAGATCGATCCCGAGGTTCTATATAATGATGACCTCGGGAATGAGGTCCCTAGGGACGTGGGCGTGCAAGAACCATCCACTCCTCCGAACGTGTCGACGCTTAACTACGGCCAGATGCCTGCCTTTAATAGTAACCTGGGGCGGGACTCTATAACCGAGGTAGTCCGCAAATATCCCTGGAGAAAGGACTACAGTATTTATATACCCCAGCCACACCAGTCTGCCGCACTGCCTCCAAGGGGTAGAGTAGCAATCTACGTGGAACAACTGGAAGCCGGGCTCAGGATGCCCACAACAAGATTTCTCCGGGACTGCCTGAGGTACTGGGGGTAAGAATCACTCAGCTTACCCCGAATGCCATCCGTGTTCTCGTCGGCTTCCAATTGCTTTGCCGACATCAGGGGATGGAGCCCACTGTCAACCTCTTCCGCCGTTGCTACTCGCTCAAAAACAGCGAGAGTGAGAAGGGCTGGTTCTACTTCGGGAACAAAGTTCCCAAATTAGTAGTGGACGCTCCGAGCTCGATAAAGGAGtggaaacaaaatttcttcttcGTCCCTTCTGAGGACTTCCCCCGGGGGTTCTGGTGGAGGCCTCCCACCGCGGTTAAAGAGACGTCCCCGGGCAAGTTAGAGGAGCCCAATTTCAAGAAGTTAACGGGGTCGGGCCTCAGAATTAACTGCTGGGATTTTTCCGAAGTAGTGCTCGTGAAAGGCGGCCTCAGCCGAGCCTTAATCAGCTCGGATCACCCCGTCCTCATTTCTACTAGGCTGAAAAGACCTTGTACTTTTCCATTTCCCTTCTTTATTTATCCATCTTGAGTTCTAACTAACTCTCTTTCACTTGTTGCAGTGACGAAAATTTCGGACCTGATAACCTCGGGAGATGTCGAGGTAGCAAAGAGGGCACCCAAAAAGCGCAAGGATGCTGCTGAGCCCTCTACAATGCCAACTAAGAAGACCACCACGGCGACAGGCAGCCGCGAGCCTGCCGTGGTGATCGTAGGCTAAGGCTCACACACCTCGACCCCGCCCGGAAAGTCCAAAGCCTCCGCCATCCCGGTAGGAGTTCCTATCCGAGGTGTGACAATAGCCACTCCACCTCGGGGTCAAGGCGTGACCGTGATCCCGGAGAAACCTGTCACGGGGTCATCGTTGTTCAACCTCCATCACGTACCCTCGAAGGAGGCCGGGGATGACAAGAGGCACTCCGGGGCGCACTGGTGTCCGGAGTGGGAAATCAACGTCAACGACCTCTGTAAAAACCCCTTGGTCGCGCATGAGCTTCTGGTGCATTCCGTGCTGCCTCGGGATAACACCTACGCGAGAAAGCTCACTCCTGCCGAGCTGATGCAGAGCGCCTCGGTCTCCTGGGCCTCCACCATGACTTTCTTTGCTGAGATGCTCCAACGTTACGGGCATTTCATGCAGAATTACGAGCCACCTGCCGAGCTTCAGAAGAGGATTGCCGATCTGAAAAAGAAGCTGAGGGCAACCGAGTTGGAGCGAGACAAAGCCGAGGCGGGAAGGAAGAAGGCCGAAGTCGCGAACAACTCCCTGATAACTGCCCTTGATGAAGAGAGAGGAAGAAGGGCCCAAGAAGAAGAGTCGACCAAGGCGGCCATAGACAAGGCCGGGGTCACTACCGTGGAGGAATTCCGAAAGTCGGAATCTTTTACTCACGACCTTGGCGAACTCACACGCCCATCCTTTATGCTCGGCTACACTTCGGCTATCAACGATGCGATGCCTTTCCTTTCTTCTGAGCAGCTGGAGTCCCTCCAAAGCGCTCCTCACTACAATGAAGATGCCAAAGAACTGTGCGATCGCATGGCTGAGGGCATCCGGGCTGGGAGAGACCTAGCCGAAGTGCGTGCTGAATTCAACAAATGGCTCCAAGAGTTTGAATTAGATGGTGATGGCACTGAAGGGGACCAGGCCAGTGGAGGAGCTGATGGGCAGCAGGAGGCCGAAGCGGGTGGAGAGACTATGGGGGAGCAAGGCTCCTGGGCAGGGAATGCTTAGAAGCATCCCTTTTCTGTATTTTCAGATGACCTCGGCCTTTTTTGTACTTTTTGGCCTTGCTTCAATTCAATCAACTTTATACTTTCGCAATCTTTTTAATTGAGTtcggttttattttctttactacTACTTTGTCCCCTTATTTTTCACTTGTAATGAAATGAAACGAAGTGAGAAATAACCCCAGACTTAAAATTAGAAGTACTTACCTCTCAAGGGTAATACAGCTTAAGATTTTCAGCGTGCCAAGTTCGGGGCACCCGAGAACCATCTCGGTACGCCAATTTACAATATCCATTTTGGCTGGACTCCACAACTCGGTAAGGTCCCTCCCACTTGGGACTTAGTTTTCCCTGGGGTTCAGTTCGACTGACCGAGTTCTTCCGGAGTACAAGGTCTCCCGGATTGAACCGCAAGTGCTTGACCCGAGCATTGTAGTAGCTAATTAGGATATTTTTATAAATGGCAACTTTGGCCGCGGCCATATCACGCTTCTCTTCGGCGAGGTCGAGGTCAACTCGCCGCTCCTCTTCATTGACTTCGACAGCATACGCAGCTATTCGCGAGTTAGGAGTGATGAACTCGGCTGGAACGACAGCCTCGGACCCATAAGTTAGGGAAAACGGTGTTTCTTGGGTTGCTGATCTCGGCGTAGTTCGGTAGGACCACAGCACGCTGGGGAGCTCTTCCATTCACGACGATCCAACCCGGTGAAGCCTGGTCTTGAGGCCATGGAAGAGAGTTCGGTTGAAGTTTTCGGCTTGCCCGTTTGCCTGGGGGTGTTCAACCGAGGTGAAATGTTGCGTAATCCGCAAGTTTTCGCACCATGCCCTGAAAGGGTTATCCGCGAATTGCCTACCGTTATCCGAGATGACTACGCGGGGTAAACCGAAACGACAGATTACATTCttccaaaagaatttttgaaCAGCAGCCCCCGTGATGCTTTTTAGGGGCTTAGCCTCGACCCATTTGGTGAAATAATCCACTGCCACTACCACATAGGCGTAATTGCCTGGAGCTCTAGGGAATGGACCTATTATGTCAGTTCCCCACTGCTCAAATGGCCATGGCGAGGTGATGGGAATCATGAGATTGGTTAGCTGGTGGTGCTAAGGGGCGTGGTGCTGGCAAGAGGGGCAACTAAGGACCATGACATGGGCATCTACCCTCATGGTGGGCCAGAAGTATCCGAGCAGCAAAGCTTTTTTTACGAGCATCCTGTAGCCGACATGAGCACCACAGAGTCCTTCATGAATGTCTTGTAGGATCATTTCTCCTTCTTCCGGCGTAATACATCGCAACCACGGGCCGAGGTACAACCTTTTGTACAAAAGGCCTTGTCGAAAAGTATACCGAGCTGCTTTTCGTTGAAGCTTCCTTGACTCAGCTCGGTCTTCGGGAAGTTCACCATGGCCGAGAAAGCGAACTAGTGGCCCCATCCAG
This window encodes:
- the LOC140011222 gene encoding uncharacterized protein, giving the protein MEELPSVLWSYRTTPRSATQETPFSLTYGSEAVVPAEFITPNSRIAAYAVEVNEEERRVDLDLAEEKRDMAAAKVAIYKNILISYYNARVKHLRFNPGDLVLRKNSVSRTEPQGKLSPKWEGPYRVVESSQNGYCKLAYRDGSRVPRTWHAENLKLYYP